The Rubrobacter tropicus nucleotide sequence GTCGAACCTCCGCAACGCGTTCGAGGCACGTCCTTCGAGGGCATCGGTGGGCAACCACTCCGTCCTGACGGAAACCCCGAGAGACGCTCCCGCGTGTCCGAGCGCCTCTTCGGTCGCGTCGTGCGTGGGATTATTCCGGTCGCGGTCGCCGACGATGCCGATCCTGACAATATCCGCCATTCTGGCCTCCTCTGGACGGGCGAAAACAACGGAGATCCAGTATGTCACACCCGGAGGGCGAGAAGGCCGTCGCCCCTGCTACAATCTTCGCAGGATGATGCGGGAACTCTACAGAGAGATCCTCCTGGATCACTTCGAGCGCCCGCGCAACCGGCGAGAGCTCGAAAGCGCGGAGATCGAAGAACACCTCAACAACCCTTTGTGCGGCGACGAGGTGACCGTCTACGCCAACGACCGTGAAGGGAAGCTGGAGGTGAGCTTCATAGGGCGGGGCTGCTCCATCTCGCAGGCGTCCGCCTCGATGCTCACGGAGCGCCTGATGGGCAAGAGCCGCGAGGAGGCGGAGCAAGAGATCGAGGCTTTCCTGGAGATGATGCGCACGGAGCCCGACGAGGAACTCGGCGAGCTCGCAGCCCTCAAGGGCATCGTCCAGACCCCGAACCGAATCCGCTGCGCCACGCTGGCCTGGGACGCTCTAAAGCGCGGGCTCGAAAATCGCTAGAAGTTTCGTCCCCGCTACAGATCACCCACCGAACCGCTCCGGGTACCGGGCGAAGGTGAAGGTTTTTTCGGCCTCCACGCGCAGGTAGACGCCCTCTCCCCAATCCAGCACGCTCCCGCCGCCGGGCTCCCGAAAGGCGTCTTCCAGCG carries:
- the sufU gene encoding Fe-S cluster assembly sulfur transfer protein SufU, yielding MMRELYREILLDHFERPRNRRELESAEIEEHLNNPLCGDEVTVYANDREGKLEVSFIGRGCSISQASASMLTERLMGKSREEAEQEIEAFLEMMRTEPDEELGELAALKGIVQTPNRIRCATLAWDALKRGLENR